In a genomic window of Gossypium arboreum isolate Shixiya-1 chromosome 7, ASM2569848v2, whole genome shotgun sequence:
- the LOC108467748 gene encoding stress-response A/B barrel domain-containing protein UP3-like, with protein sequence MLCVKPRPLFSPPFSVTFSSPKHPKRPFTLSTKSSKTSITMSIVEHVVLFKVKDDIDQAKVNMMLNGLNGLVSLDPVVHLTAGPVFRTRSPISNFTHMLHSRYKSKEDLNSYSAHPDHLRVVKENVLPICDDIMAVDWVADNDPLPLSLPCNSAIKVTFLKLKENVNDEVQGEILGVIKGIKDGVSGIQQITCGENFSPARAKGFSIASVAVFNGVNEMEEIEGNEEYVNLQKQKVRDYLDGVIVVDYVVPSSSSSSNL encoded by the coding sequence ATGCTGTGTGTAAAACCTCGCCCTCTCTTTTCCCCGCCATTTTCTGTCACTTTCTCATCTCCCAAACACCCCAAAAGACCCTTCACTTTATCCACCAAATCCTCGAAAACCTCGATCACCATGTCCATTGTTGAGCATGTTGTACTTTTCAAGGTCAAAGATGACATTGACCAGGCAAAGGTCAATATGATGCTCAATGGCCTCAATGGCTTGGTGTCTCTCGACCCTGTTGTCCACCTTACTGCAGGTCCCGTCTTTCGCACGAGGTCTCCAATCTCCAATTTCACGCACATGCTCCATAGCCGGTACAAGTCCAAAGAGGATTTGAACTCATATTCCGCACACCCCGATCACCTTCGTGTCGTCAAGGAAAATGTCCTCCCCATTTGTGATGATATCATGGCCGTTGATTGGGTTGCCGATAACGATCCTTTGCCGTTGTCCTTACCCTGTAACTCTGCCATCAAAGTGACCTTCTTGAAACTTAAAGAGAATGTTAATGATGAAGTGCAAGGTGAGATTTTAGGGGTAATTAAAGGGATTAAGGACGGTGTCTCCGGTATTCAACAGATCACTTGTGGGGAGAATTTCTCACCCGCAAGAGCTAAGGGCTTTTCGATTGCCTCGGTTGCGGTTTTTAATGGAGTCAATGAAATGGAAGAGATTGAGGGAAACGAAGAATATGTGAACCTACAGAAACAGAAGGTTAGGGATTATTTGGATGGTGTCATAGTTGTTGATTATGTGGtgccatcatcatcatcatcatcaaatcTTTGA